Proteins encoded in a region of the Vitis riparia cultivar Riparia Gloire de Montpellier isolate 1030 chromosome 7, EGFV_Vit.rip_1.0, whole genome shotgun sequence genome:
- the LOC117917598 gene encoding uncharacterized protein LOC117917598 — protein MGCFLACFGSSKDAKRQKQRIHVLPRDQRNGSFKPVQSIVSQKQESIEQPISLVSEIREKPEEQLSFAAKKKVTFDSNVRTYEPISVHGSIESLPESTGEKATEESLAKSSRSNLLSDDDSNTSSLGSYPPNHRYQNCAESDDEEDEMQYGDSDPDDEDDEYNDSDEEDDDILGSKTRISPAQVITEEVDPKAISPSPQRELKTIGANPNARDRSTYVHPVLNPVENLTQWKAVKGKGTPPLKLQKENLTSDKEPPRLSFSMEPNFKQSSFSNKSKINEPENLNQEIAVNASLSNWLVSSETTPTNKTSPIGVVDTISYQKGASYTSNSPRSQEDRPILGALTLEEIRQFSASNSPRRSPTRSPDDMPILGTVGTYWSHTGPAKDSDSASYKGIPNTTSKYREDKRVNWHSTPFEARLEKALSKGVPEA, from the exons ATGGGTTGTTTTCTTGCTTGTTTTGGGTCTTCCAAGGATGCCAAACGCCAGAAACAGAGGATTCATGTACTCCCTCGAGACCAG AGGAATGGAAGTTTCAAGCCTGTGCAATCCATTGTCTCTCAGAAACAGGAGAGCATAGAACAACCCATCAGCCTGGTTTCAGAGATACG GGAGAAGCCGGAGGAACAATTGAGCTTCGCTGCAAAAAAGAAAGTTACATTCGATTCAAATGTGAGAACCTATGAGCCTATCTCAGTACATGGAAGTATTGAATCTTTACCAGAGAGCACTGGGGAGAAGGCGACGGAGGAAAGCTTGGCAAAATCAAGCCGATCCAATTTGCTGTCAGACGATGATTCAAACACATCTAGCTTGGGGTCTTATCCCCCAAATCATCGATACCAGAATTGCGCAGAGAGTGATGATGAAGAGGATGAAATGCAGTACGGGGACAGTGATCCAGATGATGAGGACGATGAATACAATGATTCtgatgaggaagatgatgacATCTTAGGATCAAAGACTAGAATTTCTCCAGCTCAAGTGATTACAGAGGAGGTTGATCCCAAAGCCATAAGTCCTTCCCCTCAAAGGGAACTGAAAACAATTGGGGCAAACCCAAACGCTCGGGATAGAAGCACATATGTTCATCCTGTACTAAACCCTGTTGAAAATCTTACGCAATGGAAAGCTGTGAAAGGAAAAGGGACACCACCATTGAAGCTGCAGAAGGAGAATCTTACATCAGATAAAGAACCACCAAGGCTTTCATTCAGCATGGAGCCCAATTTTAAGCAATCATCATTCAGTAACAAATCAAAAATCAATGAACCTGAGAACCTGAACCAGGAAATAGCAGTCAATGCAAGCCTTTCTAACTGGTTGGTTTCATCTGAAACCACACCCACCAACAAGACTAGCCCCATTGGTGTTGTTGATACTATTTCATATCAGAAAGGCGCGTCTTACACTTCAAACTCACCTAGAAGCCAAGAAGATCGGCCTATTTTGGGCGCATTAACCTTGGAAGAGATCAGACAATTCTCTGCATCTAATTCGCCTAGAAGGTCACCGACTCGAAGCCCTGATGATATGCCCATTCTAGGCACTGTTGGGACCTACTGGAGCCACACAGGACCAGCTAAGGACTCTGATTCAGCCTCATACAAAGGAATACCAAACACAACCAGCAAGTACAGAGAG GACAAGAGAGTGAATTGGCACTCTACCCCATTTGAGGCAAGGTTGGAAAAAGCATTGAGCAAAGGTGTTCCTGAAGCTTAA
- the LOC117918469 gene encoding heterogeneous nuclear ribonucleoprotein 1-like, with protein MDSDEGKLFVGGIPWDTTEEKLKEYFNQYGDVTQTVIMRDKTTGRPRGFGFVVFADPAVLDAVLQEKHTIDGRTVEAKRALSREEQHTSRPGNSNTGRSSGMGGNFKTKKIFVGGLPSTLTEEGFRQYFETYGHVTDVVVMYDQNTQRPRGFGFISFDTEDAVDRVLHKTFHELNGKLVEVKRALPKDANPGGGGRSGGYQGYGASGANTSAYEGRMDGNRFMPPQTTGGGFPPYSGYGAPGYGYGAANSAVGYGGYGSYGVGGYGSANTGFGGPAGAYGNPNAPNAGYVSGPPGAMKSQWNNQTPSGYGASGYGSNAAYGATGPWNAPGGAGVSGPMGQSPSGASGYGSQGFGYGNYGGSDGSYSGGYGAAGGRAGSAPSSGGSASGEQGTGGGYMGSGYGDANGNQGYSNAGWRSDPSQGAAGYGGGYGGAQRQAQQQ; from the exons atGGACTCAGACGAAGGAAAGCTATTTGTAGGAGGCATACCATGGGACACTACAGAGGAGAAGCTCAAAGAGTACTTTAACCAGTACGGGGACGTCACGCAGACAGTTATTATGCGGGACAAGACCACTGGTCGACCCAGAGGCTTTGGCTTTGTGGTATTCGCAGATCCTGCCGTTCTCGATGCAGTTCTTCAGGAGAAGCACACCATTGATGGCAGGACG GTGGAGGCTAAAAGGGCTTTATCAAGAGAAGAACAGCACACCTCCAGACCTGGAAATTCTAATACTGGCAGAAGCTCAGGCATGGGAGgaaattttaaaaccaaaaagatATTTGTTGGAGGGTTGCCTTCCACCCTTACTGAGGAAGGATTTCGTCAGTACTTTGAGACTTATGGTCATGTAACAGATGTAGTAGTAATGTATGACCAAAATACTCAACGTCCCCGTGGGTTTGGATTCATATCCTTTGACACTGAAGATGCAGTTGATCGAGTTTTACATAAGACCTTCCATGAATTGAATGGTAAGCTTGTAGAGGTGAAACGAGCCCTCCCTAAAGATGCAAATCCTGGTGGTGGTGGCCGTAGTGGAGGCTACCAAGGCTATGGTGCTTCTGGTGCTAATACAAGTGCATATGAAGGTAGAATGGATGGTAATAGATTCATGCCACCTCAGACCACTGGTGGTGGTTTCCCACCATATTCTGGCTATGGTGCACCAGGTTATGGCTATGGAGCAGCAAATAGTGCTGTTGGTTATGGTGGTTATGGGAGTTATGGTGTTGGTGGTTATGGAAGTGCCAATACTGGATTTGGCGGTCCTGCTGGGGCGTATGGAAACCCAAATGCTCCTAATGCTGGTTATGTAAGTGGCCCACCTGGTGCTATGAAAAGCCAATGGAACAACCAAACTCCTTCTGGATATGGTGCTTCAGGCTATGGTTCAAATGCAGCCTATGGAGCTACAGGTCCTTGGAATGCTCCGGGTGGTGCTGGTGTTTCTGGACCAATGGGTCAATCTCCAAGTGGCGCTTCTGGATATGGAAGTCAAGGTTTTGGATATGGTAACTATGGTGGGAGTGATGGTTCTTATTCTGGGGGATATGGGGCTGCTGGTGGGCGTGCTGGAAGTGCACCTAGTTCTGGTGGTAGTGCTAGTGGAGAACAGGGGACAGGTGGTGGCTACATGGGGAGTGGCTATGGTGACGCCAATGGAAATCAAGGGTATTCAAATGCCGGCTGGAGGTCTGACCCTTCACAAGGTGCTGCTGGTTATGGTGGTGGCTATGGTGGTGCTCAGAGGCAGGCCCAACAGCAGTGA
- the LOC117917872 gene encoding protein NRT1/ PTR FAMILY 5.2-like isoform X1 — translation MSTTVAEERGGGDGREEYTEDGTVDLKGRPILRSKTGRWRACSFIVGYEVFERMAYYGIASNLVLYLTRELHEGTVKSANNVTYWVGTVWMAPILGAYIADAHLGRYWTFVIASGIYLLGMGLLTLAVSLPALKPPSCGHGVKDEDCDKRASMFQVAIFYLALYIIAAGTGGTKPNISTMGADQFDDFQPKERIQKLSFFNWWMFSIFFGTLFSNTFLVYIQDTVGWSLGYGLPTLGLAISVSVFLVGTPFYRHKVPSGSPFTRMFMVLVAAVKKRKVDVPNDPKELHELNLDEYAKSRTFRIDHTPSLRLLDKAAVKSGPTSPWMLCPVTQVEETKQMIKMIPILVSTFLPSTMLVQVSTLFIKQGDTLDRNMGPNFVIPPACLTAFVTIFMLISIVIYDRWFIPLVRKYTGNPRGITMLQRIGIGIVLQIIVMVTACLAEMRRLRVARENGIFGKTQTVPLTIFILLPQFALMGIADTFVEVAKIEFFYDQAPQGMKSLGTSYFTTSLGVGSFLSSFLLSTVSDITKKHGQGWIENNLNVSHLDYFYAFYAILSFVNFLFFLVVAKFYVYNVDVDMTESKRELQKAMETSPSEARSQVNEVLLKGLG, via the exons ATGTCTACAACAGTAGCTGAAGAGAGAGGTGGCGGGGATGGAAGAGAGGAGTACACAGAAGATGGGACTGTGGATCTCAAGGGTAGACCTATCCTAAGATCGAAGACTGGAAGATGGAGAGCTTGTTCCTTCATTGTAG GATATGAAGTGTTTGAGAGGATGGCATATTATGGGATTGCTTCAAACCTAGTGCTATATTTGACAAGGGAGCTCCATGAAGGCACTGTTAAATCTGCAAACAATGTCACCTACTGGGTTGGTACCGTATGGATGGCTCCGATTTTAGGTGCTTACATTGCAGATGCTCATCTTGGACGGTACTGGACTTTTGTCATTGCATCAGGCATTTATCTCTTG GGAATGGGTCTGTTAACCTTAGCAGTTTCGCTGCCAGCACTAAAGCCTCCGTCATGCGGTCATGGGGTGAAAGATGAGGACTGTGACAAACGGGCCTCAATGTTTCAAGTGGCTATATTCTATCTGGCTCTTTACATAATTGCAGCTGGAACTGGTGGAACCAAGCCCAACATCTCAACCATGGGAGCAGACCAATTCGATGACTTCCAGCCCAAGGAAAGAATTCAGAAGCTCTCCTTTTTCAATTGGTGGATGTTTAGCATTTTCTTTGGTACCCTCTTCTCCAATACTTTCCTTGTGTATATACAAGATACCGTTGGGTGGAGCCTTGGCTATGGCCTTCCCACACTTGGGCTGGCAATTTCAGTCTCGGTGTTCTTGGTGGGTACCCCCTTCTATAGGCACAAAGTGCCTTCAGGGAGTCCCTTCACTAGGATGTTTATGGTACTTGTGGCTGCAGtgaagaagaggaaggtggATGTCCCAAATGACCCAAAAGAGCTTCATGAGCTGAACTTGGACGAGTATGCCAAATCTAGGACTTTTAGAATCGATCATACCCCTTCACTAAG ACTACTAGACAAAGCCGCTGTAAAGAGTGGGCCAACCTCACCTTGGATGCTTTGTCCAGTGACCCAAGTTGAAGAAACTAAGCAAATGATCAAAATGATTCCCATTTTGGTTTCTACATTCTTGCCTAGCACCATGTTAGTTCAGGTGTCCACACTTTTTATCAAACAAGGCGACACTCTTGATAGGAACATGGGCCCAAATTTTGTTATTCCTCCAGCTTGTCTCACAGCATTTGTAACAATCTTCATGTTGATAAGCATAGTAATCTATGACCGCTGGTTCATTCCATTAGTTCGAAAGTATACAGGGAATCCAAGGGGGATCACAATGTTGCAGAGAATTGGAATTGGCATCGTGCTTCAAATCATTGTCATGGTCACTGCTTGCTTAGCCGAAATGAGGAGACTCAGGGTCGCaagagaaaatggaattttCGGTAAAACGCAAACTGTCCCTCTTACTATTTTCATTCTCCTCCCTCAGTTTGCTCTGATGGGTATTGCTGATACCTTTGTGGAAGTGGCCAAGATCGAGTTCTTCTATGACCAAGCACCTCAAGGAATGAAAAGCCTCGGTACTTCATATTTCACAACCAGCTTGGGAGTTGGGAGTTTCCTCAGTAGTTTTCTTCTATCAACAGTTTCTGATATAACTAAGAAGCATGGCCAAGGGTGGATTGAGAATAATCTAAACGTTTCTCATTTGGACTATTTTTATGCATTCTATGCCATCTTGAGCTTCGTCaacttccttttcttcctcgTGGTCGCAAAGTTCTATGTTTATAATGTGGATGTGGACATGACGGAATCCAAAAGAGAACTGCAGAAAGCCATGGAAACTTCACCAAGTGAAGCTAGATCTCAAGTTAACGAAGTCCTTTTGAAGGGACTAGGCTGA
- the LOC117917872 gene encoding protein NRT1/ PTR FAMILY 5.2-like isoform X2: protein MDGSDFRCLHCRCSSWTGMGLLTLAVSLPALKPPSCGHGVKDEDCDKRASMFQVAIFYLALYIIAAGTGGTKPNISTMGADQFDDFQPKERIQKLSFFNWWMFSIFFGTLFSNTFLVYIQDTVGWSLGYGLPTLGLAISVSVFLVGTPFYRHKVPSGSPFTRMFMVLVAAVKKRKVDVPNDPKELHELNLDEYAKSRTFRIDHTPSLRLLDKAAVKSGPTSPWMLCPVTQVEETKQMIKMIPILVSTFLPSTMLVQVSTLFIKQGDTLDRNMGPNFVIPPACLTAFVTIFMLISIVIYDRWFIPLVRKYTGNPRGITMLQRIGIGIVLQIIVMVTACLAEMRRLRVARENGIFGKTQTVPLTIFILLPQFALMGIADTFVEVAKIEFFYDQAPQGMKSLGTSYFTTSLGVGSFLSSFLLSTVSDITKKHGQGWIENNLNVSHLDYFYAFYAILSFVNFLFFLVVAKFYVYNVDVDMTESKRELQKAMETSPSEARSQVNEVLLKGLG from the exons ATGGATGGCTCCGATTTTAGGTGCTTACATTGCAGATGCTCATCTTGGACG GGAATGGGTCTGTTAACCTTAGCAGTTTCGCTGCCAGCACTAAAGCCTCCGTCATGCGGTCATGGGGTGAAAGATGAGGACTGTGACAAACGGGCCTCAATGTTTCAAGTGGCTATATTCTATCTGGCTCTTTACATAATTGCAGCTGGAACTGGTGGAACCAAGCCCAACATCTCAACCATGGGAGCAGACCAATTCGATGACTTCCAGCCCAAGGAAAGAATTCAGAAGCTCTCCTTTTTCAATTGGTGGATGTTTAGCATTTTCTTTGGTACCCTCTTCTCCAATACTTTCCTTGTGTATATACAAGATACCGTTGGGTGGAGCCTTGGCTATGGCCTTCCCACACTTGGGCTGGCAATTTCAGTCTCGGTGTTCTTGGTGGGTACCCCCTTCTATAGGCACAAAGTGCCTTCAGGGAGTCCCTTCACTAGGATGTTTATGGTACTTGTGGCTGCAGtgaagaagaggaaggtggATGTCCCAAATGACCCAAAAGAGCTTCATGAGCTGAACTTGGACGAGTATGCCAAATCTAGGACTTTTAGAATCGATCATACCCCTTCACTAAG ACTACTAGACAAAGCCGCTGTAAAGAGTGGGCCAACCTCACCTTGGATGCTTTGTCCAGTGACCCAAGTTGAAGAAACTAAGCAAATGATCAAAATGATTCCCATTTTGGTTTCTACATTCTTGCCTAGCACCATGTTAGTTCAGGTGTCCACACTTTTTATCAAACAAGGCGACACTCTTGATAGGAACATGGGCCCAAATTTTGTTATTCCTCCAGCTTGTCTCACAGCATTTGTAACAATCTTCATGTTGATAAGCATAGTAATCTATGACCGCTGGTTCATTCCATTAGTTCGAAAGTATACAGGGAATCCAAGGGGGATCACAATGTTGCAGAGAATTGGAATTGGCATCGTGCTTCAAATCATTGTCATGGTCACTGCTTGCTTAGCCGAAATGAGGAGACTCAGGGTCGCaagagaaaatggaattttCGGTAAAACGCAAACTGTCCCTCTTACTATTTTCATTCTCCTCCCTCAGTTTGCTCTGATGGGTATTGCTGATACCTTTGTGGAAGTGGCCAAGATCGAGTTCTTCTATGACCAAGCACCTCAAGGAATGAAAAGCCTCGGTACTTCATATTTCACAACCAGCTTGGGAGTTGGGAGTTTCCTCAGTAGTTTTCTTCTATCAACAGTTTCTGATATAACTAAGAAGCATGGCCAAGGGTGGATTGAGAATAATCTAAACGTTTCTCATTTGGACTATTTTTATGCATTCTATGCCATCTTGAGCTTCGTCaacttccttttcttcctcgTGGTCGCAAAGTTCTATGTTTATAATGTGGATGTGGACATGACGGAATCCAAAAGAGAACTGCAGAAAGCCATGGAAACTTCACCAAGTGAAGCTAGATCTCAAGTTAACGAAGTCCTTTTGAAGGGACTAGGCTGA